In the Hevea brasiliensis isolate MT/VB/25A 57/8 chromosome 8, ASM3005281v1, whole genome shotgun sequence genome, tggtggaagggaaCATCCATGGCAGCCCGCtccaaggagagagagaagagggaggaagaagatggttggtggctcttgtcatcttgtgtctatatatatatatttttgttgtactttatttttattttatatcataagtctttttcattttcttttcttttcttttcttcttttcttttctcattttccaattcatttcataaatttttaatttatgttaattattttattctctgaatttttaatttgacatttaggtcaaaattcacctctagagggtgaaatgaccaaaatgcccttctgggtgcatattgggttatttttattatttttttgtaccaattaataaattctctaaattttattttattttctctaaattttctttaacatttttaatgtcatttttacctaaataaaccttaaaattgggtcccaaaattatttcctatatttattaaattttctttacatttatttcattaatttaggtctctccactatagtttaagtgtagtttcaaacattctgactgtccgaacagacattagtcgtcggaacagtaaaatgtacggactacccacGGTGAGGACATTACATTGTATgtctcctttatttttaaaaataagtactaaaatactcctcctccattcattaggcatttttttttttagtttagaatcttattaaataatttagttaatcatgccactctcatatctcaCAATCACTTCCAcatttcaattggtattccatcgggtccacaggctttacctactttcattctcttaagtacttcctttacttctaaaaatctaatccttctagtataattcacattcttttttattattctatagtctatattcacgctattaccactttgactattgttaaagagatcatcaatataatttctccatctttctttaatgtcctcatctttcactaatatttttccttctttattcttaatgcacctaacttgattgagatcttgacatttcttttctctcctccttgctaatctataaatatctttctctccttctttagttttaagtttctcatataatttttcaatgGCCTgcactcttgcttgactaactgccttttttgcctctttctttgctatcttgtactgttcatatgcctcattattatcacacttagataatttcttataccattccctttttctcttcactgcctttgtaCTTCcttattccaccaccatctctcttttgagggtgatcTATAttctctagactctccaagtacttttctagctacttctctaatctttgatgccatctgtatccacatatcattggcctccacatccagttttcatgctttggactcgagaagctcatttttgaacttcacttgctttacttctttgaactcccaccactttgttcgagctacactatttcttctaaccttacttgaattgttcctaaacttgacatccaagaccactaaccgatgttgacttgttaaagcctctcctggaatgaccttgcaatccttgcatagagctctattggtcttcctggttaagaggaagtcaatttggcttctatgttgctcaCTTTTAaatgtcactaaatgtgactctctttttataaagtaggtatttgctagtattaggttgtATGCCATAGCCAAATCCAGGATACTTTTTTCCTCTTCATTTCGGctgtcaaaaccaaaacctccatgaacattctcataacattGCCTATAACTTCCTACATGtctattcaaatctccaccgatgaaaatattctcttcattcggtatgctttgcattagatcatccatatcttctcaaaacctttgtttactctcactgtctagtcctatttttggggcataagtactaactacatttattgtttctccttctagtaccagctttactagtataatgctACTCTTTACTAGCATTAAATACACATAAGTATATATAAATAGAGACATTATACATGtgtattcaaataaaaataaataaataactatcAAGAATAAAAGTAATGAAGCTTATTAAATCTCTCAAATAGTCTCATTTGAGCTCTAATTTATAatccctcaaattaaacaaagtTTGAATGAAGATAATCTTTATAGAAAAGGAAAATTACCTTCATTTCTTCCACGAAAGAAGGGAATCCACCAATGGCCATAAACGTGAGGAATATAGATATGAACATAAGCAGTGAACCTCTAGCCTGGAACAAGGGAAACAAATATAATGAAATTAATTTTGATACTCTATAACGTATGTTTAAGTGACTAGTTACCTGGATGGAACCATAGCTAGAGCCAAGATCATAATATATGGTGGCCAGACCAAAAGCCAATCCAACATAGACAAATAGGCGCAACCGGTAGTATCCTATGTCTCGGTACATGTTCACAAAGGATCTTCTTGTAAGAACAAGAAATTGATTAAGGAAACTAGCATgacttctcttcttctccaataTTGCTCCATAATCCTAAAATCCATGCAAAAACAATATCcacctttgatttttctttttaactGGAGAAAATAAGAGCTATCCGGATGTAACAATTATTGCCCCTACATCCAAGGTCCACTGTTAAATGGTTTCATAACCCCTAATTTAACCTCACTTAATAGAGGACTTACCATTGAGTCATAGTGAATTATAAGGCGTCAAAAGTACGGACAATCTGCAGTCAATTCACCCATTCATATCAAGTGAAGAAATCTTTAGTCAACACTGGAGTGGGGAGCCGAACCAAGGTTGAATGCATCCAACACCAAAAGCTTATATCACTAAGCCACCACACTTGATGGTACCTCTGATCCGTTATTGAATGTGTTTAGTGAACTAATTACAAGTTGAAATTTTCATTTGTTATTACATTACCTCTTTATTTATTTCTGCTACTTTCTTTCGAACTTCTTGGTAAGTTTCAGACGATGTATAGGATTGAATGAGGGTATTAATCACTTCTTCTGTAGGCGTTGCATCACTCATTCCTTGCTCAAGATCCTGGTCATAGGAGCATTCTTTATCAGATATATGGAACTTCCCCTTCCCCCAATTTGCAGCTATTTTCATAATggttttgaagaaaaaaatatatattattgattGGTTTACATAGCTTACCCTTCCAAAATCCTTATTAATGGTTTTCAAGAAGTGATCAGAATGATTCTGATAGGTTGGGCAAGGGAAGCCATTCAAGGTGAAGAACTACGTAAAATCAAAAGAAAGAGTGATTATTTTCTATTTAGTACTTCAAGTATATAGTTACTCCAACGATTACCATGAATCAATTAATTTTGTGAAATGTTTCAGATGCTAACCTCATTCGCTGCAGAAGCAGGACCAAAATACACCATTTTACTAGAAGAAAGGAGGCAAAGATTGTTAAAAAGCTGAAAGACTTCACTGCTAGGCTGATGAATGGAAAAAATGATAGTTCTTCTGATTCCATCATTCCTGCCCAAGCTGGCAATTCTGCTCATGATATAATATGAAGCTGCACTATCAAGGCAACTTGTGGGTTCATCAAGGAAGAGAAGTTTTGGGTGTGTTAAGATCTCTATGCAAATGCTTACTCTCCTCTTTTGGCCACCACTGAGGCCTTTAGCACCCCAGCCTCCTATTCTTGTGTTCATGGCATCTTGTAAACCCATTTCTCTTATTGTCCTCTCTGCTCTCTCCTCCTTTTCTGAGTTGGACATTGAGTCTGGCAATTGAAGCTGAGCTGAGTAGTAAACCGCTTCTCTAACTGTTAATGTTGCGACCAAATTATCATCTTGCGTCACATAAGCCTATTACAATTTTACAAATAATGAAAGGATAATTAGTCACtggaataaaaaaataatttgttgTCTGTTATCATGtcgaatattttatattattcatAGATGCAAGATCAAAGTAATATATGTTTCTTATTCTTTAAATTCTGCTCACCGTTGTTCCGTAAGCCAGTGCCTGCTTGTGGCCATTGATGAGGACCTCTCCAGCTTGTATTGTGTTTGAATTCAGTCTCCCTGCGATATAATCATAACTCAATTTCAGCCTTATCAATCTTATACATATCCATTAATTTTCATATATGTTAAGATTTTCAATGCAAAAAATGaggccaataaaaaaaaaatttttatacaaTTAACTTCCCATTAATAAAAATACATCatccactaaaaaaaattaatacttaaatttataaaaagccaatttaaaaaatataagtaAACAAGAGAATCAATTGAAATCCGTAAAAGaaacaaatatatattttttaaaatttgatgtTACCGAAGATATTCACGTTTTAtactatttttatatatttaaataacataaattaaaaaggaaattttttaGGGTTTGTAAGAAAGTGCATGAGGCCTTTAAGCTAAATAAAATTAGTAGTCCTTAAATATGAGAACGATCAAGATCAATACCTGCCAACGCATCAAGAAGGGTTGACTTGCCACAACCTGAAGGACCCATTATAGCAAGAAGTTCTCCAGGTTGGGCATAAGCAGTAAGAACCTGAAGGATTGACCTGCTTCCATGTCTTCCATCACGAACTGTCACCCATAAATCCTTCCAACTCAAGAAAACAGCATCATCAACATCTTCCTTTGGTATATGAGTTTGAACCAAGTTAATATCAGAGGTTTCCATTTCCAGTGAAGTCATGATTTCAGAATTATCAGGCAGAGATGGTGATGAAGAAAAAGGATGCTTAGGTTTATTAAGATCACTTTCGTTTATTCTCTGTGAAGGATGAAGAGAAGCAGCCACTGGAGGATATGTGAGATTTGCTTCATGAACAGGTGTTCCTCTTTGCAAGTGAGCTTGAAAATAGCAGTGGCTTTACAGTTCCAAACTAACCAAAGGAAAATGTTCTACTGCCACATGTGCCCGGGAGACGCAAAAATGTGCCATATATATCCCACCCACTAAATGCAGGCATTCTGAGAAAATACTCGACACATCACACAACCACCTCTTCACCGAACTATGACACAAGTCCGACCACAACTCTAGGCGTATTGTTGGTTAAATCAAATTTTCTAttagttaatatatttaaaagaaagaataattattattataaaaattaaataatttaatgctTAAACAATAAAGAAATTGtagaattatatttttaaattataaaaattaaatgaaattaaaattaaagtctaAAATAATTAGAAGTACTAaatagtaaataaaataaaaaataaaaataattaatatattttttataaataaaatgattaaataattaattgcgtttaaaataaaaatattaaataatacttttttcataattaaaatgaGATCTTGAAGTACCATTGTTTTTACCTAAAATCTTGTAGGGCAACCttctatatacatatatataatatttttaatgtctcaaaaaattttatttaactaTCTGTGTGTTTTTTAGTGAATGCTTTTAAGGGTTGAGtaaaaaagtaattaaattattttaatcattTATATTTGTTTTACTCGTAATAAttcataaatatatgaattataatTAATGTGAATTTTTGTGAAATCCACATATTGTTGCATATTTTTTTCCGGTCAAAGGATAATTTAAAAGgaaatcaatgaaaatgaaaattttaatgtcaaaaaattgaagtttttaataaatttgaatattataaGAAATATATTATatcaatttaatatataaaaaaaaataaaatatcacaaaaaaaatattttaataaattttataatgaaaaagtattattataatttatatatatatatatatatatatatatatatatatatatatatatatatatatatacacacacacacacttttatgattattttattttcaataaagCATTTcatatgaatttaaatttttaaaaaatttaatgtttTATTCCGTGAATTTTATGCAAAATAGTATTTACAAACGTGATTATTCACCGCAAGGCGCGGTTTGATATAAGCATTATTCAATAATTGATATTATATATTTGATAATCTAAAttctattataattaaattaaaattcatataaatacatttttaattttattttaatgaccTTTTATAATAAgtcatttttaaatatttatgtgttGATATTTTTTCATTAATATACTATTATTAtgcttttcttttttaataaattttcaattaatcaTGTTACATTTTTAATCCAAATATTCATGGCACTTTCTTTGcatcaaaagaaatatatatatatatatatatatatatatatatatatataatttcattcgTGTTATAAATCTCAAAGATATTTCATTAAAAGATTAATTTACTAAATAAAGGATTCACATATAAAGGATGTAATtaagataaattatttatattaattagataatgaaatatttcatattaaaaatttatgaaaaatgataaaaaaaaaatgagagtgAAATAATTGGTAGATGTAAaaagattaaaatataattaataaagacAGGACAAAGTGGAATCCCCACTATTCCCAAAAGCATTGACAATTCTATTTTTTAATGTAtttgtataaaaataatttaactgaATTTTTTATATGTTAACtaaatatttttcaaattaatttttacacTAAAAATgtcatttatcaaaattttataatattgatttcatcaaataaaaataaaaagttatataattttgtattataataaattaaagttaagtgatgacattaaaatttaataataaattaaataatcataTATGAAATTAATAACTTGAATAAAttaagatattatttttattcatttcattttaattttttattttataattcttttttaaagtataaaattattaaaattgaaattattgaTTATATATGTAATCATAAAACAAACTCGATTATTAAAAGGTTATTTCAATgtcatttcttttttattttttatacttaacATCTTTTTACTAAAAAAGCTAATTTATAAATTGAAAAAAGAtgacatttttaaataaataaatatataatatttataataaaaaattatcaatatTTATGCGGTGTAATGATATTCAgcgttaaaaatattaatttattaatatttattagtattaattttttatcatcattctttaataataaatttatttatttattcataaatGTCATCCTAATTTATTATTAGGATGTGGACATGAAAATATTATCATATGGACACTTAATTCATGCAGTATGATGACGTTTTCCAAAAAGAAACCGTAGAAAAACAAAGGCTTCTAATAAATAGAGTAAGAAATAGTGGTTACACACTCCATTATCCAGAAGATCCATTTCTGATGAAAGCCAAAAATGATCATAATATGCCTCAGATAATCCCACTCTACACATTCATAGGGCTTACTAATGTCAAGTTTAATAGCCATCTCATAGTTCCTTCCCTTCTTCCTTAAGGCTCTGCATGATCCCATGATTAATGAGAATATTATCTTCTTCATGGAGTGCAGCTGCTGAGGAGACTCCTTTGAATGGTCGGGTTTCTCTAGAAGACAGCCCAGCCGCCATTCTTGTAGACATGCATGAGGTAATTTCTCCGTCTTGCTAAGTTGTCATCATTCAACCTCAGAAAGCTGCTCCCAACCAACGCATGTCCccgactcatttctccaaatgccGGCTCATGATGATTTACATGACTCTCTTGTCTCGCATGGAAGCTACAAGGATGCTGCTTGTTTCCTGCCTCCTATTGATTTAGGGCCTATTGAGTTGCATCAAGTTCAACAAGAAAACCTTGCAAATGGTGATCCATCAAATGCTTTGCCTAAGTTGGACTACAATACAGACGCACCAATTGAGAACTCTCGGGCCTTGAAGAAAACAGAGACGTTgcggccagaaaatctgcctttcTTCTCATTAACATTAAACATATATAAAATTCAAAGACTCCTATTAAAAGTAAACTTCTATATCTGTACAATATAAGATTTTCTATACAAAGTATACTACCAAATATACATCCACTGACAGCTAAGAAATCTTAaaatattgttcctttaattgcTGCACATTTTATGCTGTCCAATATTGTCCAATaccccccctcaagttggagcatgagGATTCAAAATGCCCAACTTGCcaagaagaaattgaaattggTCATTGCCCAAAGCTTTAGTGAAAATGTCAGCAAGCTGTAGAGAAGTACGCACATGAGCTGTTTCAATGTTCCCATTTTGTATTTCCTCATGAATAAAATGGCAATCAACTTCAATGTGTTTCGTACGCTCATGATATACTGGATTTGCCACTACGTGTTAAGTGGAGAGATTGTCACAGTACAAGCGCATTGGACTAGAATGTTCTACACCAAGGAACAACAGCAAACCTTTCTATCATTTAAGCTCACAAGCTGCAGTAGTCATTGACCGATATTCTGCTTCAGCTGAGGAACGAGAAACTGTCTGTTGTTTCTTGGTTTTCCACGAGATAGGAGAATCGCCTAAACAAATAAAATATCCAGTCAAAGAGCGTCATGTCAAAGGACAGCTTGCCCAATTCGAGTCACAATTAGCATACAGTTGAAGATCAGAATTTGCTCGCAAAAGGATGCCTTGATCAGGATTTCCCTTCAAATATTGCACCACTAGTACCGCGGCTTCCCAATGGGCCTTCTTTGGATGCTGCATAAACTGAGCAAGTATATACACACAGTAACTCAATTCAGGCCATGTAATAGTCAAATAGATAAGTCTTCCTACCAGCCAACGATATTGAGCTGGATCATTGACATCCTCCCCTTCTACAAGAGCAAGTTTATGATTCTACTCAAGGGGAGTTTTAGATGGCTTAGCTCCCAGCAAACCGGCCTCAGAGATGATATCTAAAGCATACTTTCGTTGACATAGAAAAATCCCTTCAGTATTTCTCGCCACCTCTATCCCCAAAAAGTATTTCAACCTTCCTAAATCCTTCATATGAAAACATTTGCTCAAATACTCCTTCAATTGTTGCACAGCCATGGCATCATTTCCTGAAACAATAAGATCATCTACATAGACAAGAATATTCATTTGCACATTCCCTTTGTAGAAAGCAAACAACGAATAGTCTGAGCAAGATTGTTGAAAACCGTACTCCTTCAAAGAAGCTGCCAACTTAGCAAACCAACAACGTGGCACCTAGCGCAAGCCGTATAAAAACTTGCAAAGTCTACATACTTTCCCAGGACTTTGAGAAGCAAAACCTAGCGGCATTTTCATGTAAACCTCCTCAGTCAATTCTCCATGCAAAAAGGCATTTTGCACATCCATTTGATGCAATTCCCAGTTCTTCGCAGCGGCTACCGTGAGAAAAGTGTGAACAATGACCATCTTTGCGGTAGGAGCAAATGTCTCATGATAGTCAATACACTCTACTTGGTTGTTGCCAAGAATTACCAACCGAGCCTTGCATCGTTTAATGCTGCCATATGAATTATACTTTATTTTGTACACCCACTTGCTGTCCATAGCTTTCTTCCCAGGCGGCAAGTCCTCTACTGTCCTAGTCCCGTTTTCTTCCAATGCTTGaatttcttttctcatagccTCCCGCTATCTTTTGTCTTTGACAGCTTCACTATAAGAAGCGGGTTCAGAACCTGCAATTATGCTTGCCAAAAAGGACCGATGTTGCGAAGAAAATTTATCATAATTGATAAAATTGGCTATGGGATAAGAAATACCTGAGGAAATCAATTGAAGTGATGAACGCTGCGAGGGGCTGAATCTCACATTATTTATCACATAATCCTTTAAAAGAGTTTATGGCTGTTTGACCTTGTGTCCTTGGCCTAGCTGGTGTTCTCTAATCCTGCCTTCTCTTTCTAAATCAACATCCCTATTTTTGGCAGCTATGTCACCAGAATTATCTTCGACAGTAGGAATGTCTTCAAGAGGTTTCTCATTGTCTAATATGTCCTGCTCTTCTTCGACAATATCCCAATCCTTATTCATGTTACCCCCATCTGCATTTCTAGTGGAACTTTCACTCGCAGTCACTAGTGTAGCATATGGAAAATTTATTTCTACAAACACCACATCCCTTGAGACTAGATACTCAGAAGTTTCTAAATCATATATTCTCCATCCTTTCTTGTCAAAAGGATATCCAACAAAAACACACCGACAACTTCTACTAGCCAATTTATCCTTATCTCTAAGTTGATTTGTGCATAATAAAGACACCCGAAAGTCCTAATATGATTATAGGAAGGGGGCTGTCCAAAGAGAATTTCATAAGGTGTTTTTCCCTTCAAAACTGCAGATGGTGTCCTATTAATTGAGTATCCAGCTGTAAGAATGCATTCACCCCAAAAATCAATTGGCAAGTGTGCCTGAAACATCAAAGCTCTCACCACATTAAGTATGTCAATGTTTTCTCTCCACACGTCCATTCTGTTGAGGAGTTCCTACACAAAAAGTTTGATGCAATATGCCATGCTCATCAAAATATTCTCTTAGACATACAAATTCGCTGCCATTATCACTCCTAATAATTTTCACATTCTTTTTAAACTACCTTTTAATCATAGCAATAAAATTCTTAAGAACATAAGCAACTTTATGTTTTCCTTTCAATAAATAAATCCACACAACACGCAAACAATCATCGACTATAGTCAAAAAATAAATAGCTCCACATGAAGCTGGAAC is a window encoding:
- the LOC131169061 gene encoding ABC transporter G family member 1-like isoform X3; the protein is MRWQETEFKHNTSWRGPHQWPQAGTGLRNNVREAVYYSAQLQLPDSMSNSEKEERAERTIREMGLQDAMNTRIGGWGAKGLSGGQKRRVSICIEILTHPKLLFLDEPTSCLDSAASYYIMSRIASLGRNDGIRRTIIFSIHQPSSEVFQLFNNLCLLSSSKMVYFGPASAANEFFTLNGFPCPTYQNHSDHFLKTINKDFGRDLEQGMSDATPTEEVINTLIQSYTSSETYQEVRKKVAEINKEDYGAILEKKRSHASFLNQFLVLTRRSFVNMYRDIGYYRLRLFVYVGLAFGLATIYYDLGSSYGSIQARGSLLMFISIFLTFMAIGGFPSFVEEMKVFVRERLNGHYGSTAFIFANTFSSMPFLLVISLIPGAIAYYLTGLQKGFDHFLCFASIIFASMILVESVMMVVASIVPNFLMGIIAGAGIQGLMILGGGFFRLPNDLPKPFWKYPLYYIAFHKYAYQGMFKNEFEGLKFQSNQAAGGIPRMINGEEILRDVWQVEMGYSKWVDVVILLGMAIFYRFLFLIIIKTSETIKPVIIAATEVPPNETIHGEAL
- the LOC131169061 gene encoding ABC transporter G family member 1-like isoform X2, producing MTSLEMETSDINLVQTHIPKEDVDDAVFLSWKDLWVTVRDGRHGSRSILQVLTAYAQPGELLAIMGPSGCGKSTLLDALAVREAVYYSAQLQLPDSMSNSEKEERAERTIREMGLQDAMNTRIGGWGAKGLSGGQKRRVSICIEILTHPKLLFLDEPTSCLDSAASYYIMSRIASLGRNDGIRRTIIFSIHQPSSEVFQLFNNLCLLSSSKMVYFGPASAANEFFTLNGFPCPTYQNHSDHFLKTINKDFGRDLEQGMSDATPTEEVINTLIQSYTSSETYQEVRKKVAEINKEDYGAILEKKRSHASFLNQFLVLTRRSFVNMYRDIGYYRLRLFVYVGLAFGLATIYYDLGSSYGSIQARGSLLMFISIFLTFMAIGGFPSFVEEMKVFVRERLNGHYGSTAFIFANTFSSMPFLLVISLIPGAIAYYLTGLQKGFDHFLCFASIIFASMILVESVMMVVASIVPNFLMGIIAGAGIQGLMILGGGFFRLPNDLPKPFWKYPLYYIAFHKYAYQGMFKNEFEGLKFQSNQAAGGIPRMINGEEILRDVWQVEMGYSKWVDVVILLGMAIFYRFLFLIIIKTSETIKPVIIAATEVPPNETIHGEAL
- the LOC131169061 gene encoding ABC transporter G family member 1-like isoform X1; protein product: MTSLEMETSDINLVQTHIPKEDVDDAVFLSWKDLWVTVRDGRHGSRSILQVLTAYAQPGELLAIMGPSGCGKSTLLDALAGRLNSNTIQAGEVLINGHKQALAYGTTAYVTQDDNLVATLTVREAVYYSAQLQLPDSMSNSEKEERAERTIREMGLQDAMNTRIGGWGAKGLSGGQKRRVSICIEILTHPKLLFLDEPTSCLDSAASYYIMSRIASLGRNDGIRRTIIFSIHQPSSEVFQLFNNLCLLSSSKMVYFGPASAANEFFTLNGFPCPTYQNHSDHFLKTINKDFGRDLEQGMSDATPTEEVINTLIQSYTSSETYQEVRKKVAEINKEDYGAILEKKRSHASFLNQFLVLTRRSFVNMYRDIGYYRLRLFVYVGLAFGLATIYYDLGSSYGSIQARGSLLMFISIFLTFMAIGGFPSFVEEMKVFVRERLNGHYGSTAFIFANTFSSMPFLLVISLIPGAIAYYLTGLQKGFDHFLCFASIIFASMILVESVMMVVASIVPNFLMGIIAGAGIQGLMILGGGFFRLPNDLPKPFWKYPLYYIAFHKYAYQGMFKNEFEGLKFQSNQAAGGIPRMINGEEILRDVWQVEMGYSKWVDVVILLGMAIFYRFLFLIIIKTSETIKPVIIAATEVPPNETIHGEAL
- the LOC131169061 gene encoding ABC transporter G family member 1-like isoform X5, with amino-acid sequence MTSLEMETSDINLVQTHIPKEDVDDAVFLSWKDLWVTVRDGRHGSRSILQVLTAYAQPGELLAIMGPSGCGKSTLLDALAGRLNSNTIQAGEVLINGHKQALAYGTTAYVTQDDNLVATLTVREAVYYSAQLQLPDSMSNSEKEERAERTIREMGLQDAMNTRIGGWGAKGLSGGQKRRVSICIEILTHPKLLFLDEPTSCLDSAASYYIMSRIASLGRNDGIRRTIIFSIHQPSSEVFQLFNNLCLLSSSKMVYFGPASAANEFFTLNGFPCPTYQNHSDHFLKTINKDFGRARGSLLMFISIFLTFMAIGGFPSFVEEMKVFVRERLNGHYGSTAFIFANTFSSMPFLLVISLIPGAIAYYLTGLQKGFDHFLCFASIIFASMILVESVMMVVASIVPNFLMGIIAGAGIQGLMILGGGFFRLPNDLPKPFWKYPLYYIAFHKYAYQGMFKNEFEGLKFQSNQAAGGIPRMINGEEILRDVWQVEMGYSKWVDVVILLGMAIFYRFLFLIIIKTSETIKPVIIAATEVPPNETIHGEAL
- the LOC131169061 gene encoding ABC transporter G family member 1-like isoform X4, giving the protein MRWQAYVTQDDNLVATLTVREAVYYSAQLQLPDSMSNSEKEERAERTIREMGLQDAMNTRIGGWGAKGLSGGQKRRVSICIEILTHPKLLFLDEPTSCLDSAASYYIMSRIASLGRNDGIRRTIIFSIHQPSSEVFQLFNNLCLLSSSKMVYFGPASAANEFFTLNGFPCPTYQNHSDHFLKTINKDFGRDLEQGMSDATPTEEVINTLIQSYTSSETYQEVRKKVAEINKEDYGAILEKKRSHASFLNQFLVLTRRSFVNMYRDIGYYRLRLFVYVGLAFGLATIYYDLGSSYGSIQARGSLLMFISIFLTFMAIGGFPSFVEEMKVFVRERLNGHYGSTAFIFANTFSSMPFLLVISLIPGAIAYYLTGLQKGFDHFLCFASIIFASMILVESVMMVVASIVPNFLMGIIAGAGIQGLMILGGGFFRLPNDLPKPFWKYPLYYIAFHKYAYQGMFKNEFEGLKFQSNQAAGGIPRMINGEEILRDVWQVEMGYSKWVDVVILLGMAIFYRFLFLIIIKTSETIKPVIIAATEVPPNETIHGEAL